One Pseudorhodoplanes sinuspersici DNA segment encodes these proteins:
- the lptB gene encoding LPS export ABC transporter ATP-binding protein, whose amino-acid sequence MLDIFSFFRRSAKPRKRKPSGSWRVELEKIGGLVKKGPQAAAAPKTPGLQPQLSAEALQVEPLRDEYLLRDTGGFQTFQHPLHPDTFAQDEYRPEPPRQPMNRHAPPPPPGYAPQAQQAQYEAPPRPPAEPRFTPPRPRRAAPAQQPALQGYLAAHSLEKSFGARKVVRGASLFVRRGEAVGLLGPNGAGKTTIFYMITGLIKAERGKIELDGNDVTALPMYQRARLGIGYLPQEASIFRGLNVEDNIRSVLEVIEPDPKQRDRDLENLLDEFNIGKLRKSPSIALSGGERRRVEIARALATRPSYMLLDEPFAGIDPIAVGDIQVLVKHLTRRGIGVLITDHNVRETLGLTDRGYIIYSGEVLMEGRAEDIVNNPDVRRLYLGEEFRL is encoded by the coding sequence GTGCTGGATATTTTCTCGTTTTTTCGCCGCAGCGCCAAGCCGCGCAAGCGCAAGCCTTCGGGCTCGTGGCGTGTGGAATTGGAGAAGATCGGCGGCTTGGTGAAAAAGGGGCCGCAGGCTGCGGCTGCGCCGAAGACACCAGGTCTGCAACCTCAGCTTTCCGCCGAGGCGCTGCAGGTCGAGCCGCTACGGGACGAATACCTGCTCCGTGACACAGGTGGTTTTCAGACCTTCCAGCATCCGCTGCATCCCGACACATTTGCGCAGGACGAGTATCGGCCCGAGCCGCCGCGGCAGCCGATGAACCGCCATGCGCCGCCGCCACCCCCGGGCTATGCGCCGCAGGCTCAACAGGCTCAATATGAGGCGCCGCCAAGGCCGCCGGCGGAGCCGCGCTTTACGCCGCCACGTCCGCGCCGGGCCGCGCCGGCGCAACAGCCAGCTTTGCAGGGCTATCTGGCCGCCCACAGCCTCGAAAAGAGTTTCGGCGCACGCAAGGTCGTGCGGGGGGCCAGCCTGTTCGTGCGGCGTGGTGAAGCAGTGGGGCTGCTCGGCCCAAACGGTGCCGGCAAGACCACGATTTTCTACATGATCACCGGGCTGATCAAAGCTGAGCGCGGCAAGATCGAACTCGACGGCAACGATGTCACCGCCTTGCCGATGTACCAGCGCGCACGGCTCGGCATCGGCTATCTGCCGCAGGAAGCCTCGATCTTTCGCGGGCTGAATGTCGAGGACAATATCCGTTCGGTGCTTGAGGTGATCGAGCCCGATCCCAAGCAGCGCGACCGCGACCTCGAAAACCTGCTCGACGAGTTCAACATCGGAAAGCTGCGTAAGTCGCCGTCGATCGCGCTGTCCGGCGGTGAGCGGCGGCGCGTCGAAATCGCCCGCGCGCTGGCGACCCGTCCGAGCTACATGCTGCTCGACGAACCCTTCGCCGGTATCGATCCGATCGCCGTCGGCGATATCCAGGTGCTGGTGAAGCATCTGACCCGCCGCGGCATTGGCGTGCTGATCACCGACCACAACGTCCGCGAGACGCTCGGTTTGACCGACCGCGGCTACATCATCTATTCCGGCGAGGTTCTCATGGAGGGCCGGGCTGAGGATATTGTGAACAACCCGGACGTCCGGCGGCTGTATCTGGGCGAGGAATTCCGCCTCTAA
- a CDS encoding LptA/OstA family protein: MMFRFRFHLVPAVLAAMCFAGTAPAQNTQSTGVPNALQGFSQNRDQPVKIEAASLEVRDKDKTAVFSGNVVVTQGDVIMKCKDLVVFYDQDDPKGGKVATKGTMKAAEPGPGGRQSIRRLEARGGVTVIQKEQTATGAIGIFEMKTNTVTLEGGVVITQGTNVLRGDRLVVDLTTSAAKVESAKGRPVQGVFSTNSKDDKGGGLKLPGRDSKGSAPKSRPTGSTGSN; encoded by the coding sequence ATGATGTTTCGATTTCGATTCCATCTGGTGCCGGCCGTGTTGGCCGCCATGTGCTTTGCAGGCACGGCGCCTGCACAAAACACACAAAGCACAGGCGTGCCGAACGCGCTGCAGGGCTTCTCGCAAAACCGCGATCAGCCGGTGAAGATCGAAGCCGCTTCGCTGGAAGTGCGCGACAAGGACAAGACCGCGGTCTTCAGCGGCAACGTCGTGGTCACGCAGGGCGACGTGATCATGAAATGCAAGGATCTCGTGGTTTTCTACGATCAGGACGATCCCAAGGGCGGCAAAGTTGCCACGAAAGGCACCATGAAAGCGGCCGAGCCGGGTCCCGGCGGCCGGCAATCGATCCGCCGGCTTGAGGCACGCGGTGGCGTGACCGTGATCCAGAAAGAGCAGACCGCGACTGGCGCGATCGGCATCTTCGAGATGAAGACCAACACCGTGACGCTGGAGGGTGGCGTGGTCATCACCCAAGGGACCAACGTCCTGCGCGGCGACCGGCTCGTCGTCGATCTGACGACCAGCGCCGCCAAGGTCGAATCGGCCAAGGGGCGTCCGGTGCAGGGCGTGTTTTCGACCAACAGCAAAGATGACAAAGGCGGTGGCCTGAAGTTGCCGGGCAGGGACTCCAAGGGCAGCGCGCCTAAATCTCGCCCCACTGGCAGTACCGGTAGTAATTGA
- a CDS encoding D-amino acid dehydrogenase, which translates to MKVLVLGAGVIGVTCAYYLNRAGHEVVIVDRQSGPAMETSFANAGGVCPGFAGPWAAPGMPWKLARWLLERHAPLSFRLRPDSHQWRWLAAFLRNCSPERFVDNKARMQRIAHYSKACLTSLREETGIAYDQQSAGVLQIFRTEAECALALHSSNVLESFGIRHTIVNAEIATTIEPALKRSTVSIAGGLHLPDDETGDCHLFTTRLADLLREQGVAFQFDTTIRGLPAEGGRITGIVTDKGVMSADRYVVALGSEAPLLLHPLGIDLPVYPVKGYSITLAIDNDDSAPRSSVMDEHTKVMITRLGARLRAAGVAEIGGYDRDTDPRRASGVRAAAAALFPDAGDYDRVTYWSGLRPMTPDGPPYLGATHLPNLFLNLGQGSNGWTQACGCGRIVANLVSGAAPEIDLDGLTLMDRKT; encoded by the coding sequence ATGAAGGTTCTGGTTCTAGGTGCCGGCGTCATCGGCGTCACCTGCGCGTATTATCTCAATCGGGCCGGACATGAGGTCGTCATCGTCGACCGTCAGTCCGGCCCGGCGATGGAAACGAGCTTCGCGAATGCGGGCGGTGTCTGTCCTGGCTTTGCAGGGCCATGGGCGGCGCCCGGAATGCCATGGAAACTGGCGCGCTGGCTGCTGGAGCGCCATGCGCCCTTATCCTTCCGTCTACGGCCGGACAGTCATCAATGGCGCTGGCTTGCGGCCTTCCTGCGCAATTGTTCGCCCGAACGCTTCGTCGACAATAAAGCACGCATGCAGCGCATTGCGCATTACAGCAAGGCTTGCCTTACGTCTCTGCGAGAAGAGACCGGCATCGCCTACGACCAGCAATCGGCGGGCGTACTCCAGATCTTTCGCACTGAAGCAGAATGCGCTTTGGCCTTGCACTCATCGAACGTGCTGGAATCGTTCGGCATCCGGCATACGATCGTAAATGCGGAAATCGCAACGACGATCGAACCCGCGCTGAAGCGGTCCACGGTCTCGATTGCCGGCGGCCTGCATCTGCCGGACGACGAGACCGGCGACTGTCATCTTTTCACGACGCGGCTCGCCGATCTGCTGCGCGAGCAGGGCGTGGCTTTCCAGTTCGACACGACCATTCGCGGATTACCCGCCGAAGGCGGGCGCATCACAGGCATCGTGACCGACAAAGGCGTCATGAGCGCTGATCGTTATGTTGTCGCGCTCGGAAGCGAAGCGCCCCTGCTGCTGCATCCGCTGGGGATTGATCTTCCGGTTTATCCGGTGAAGGGCTATTCGATCACGCTTGCGATTGACAACGACGATAGCGCTCCGCGCTCGTCGGTCATGGACGAACATACGAAGGTGATGATCACGCGGCTCGGCGCGCGGCTGCGCGCGGCCGGTGTCGCCGAAATCGGAGGCTATGACCGCGACACGGATCCACGCCGCGCATCGGGTGTGCGCGCTGCCGCCGCCGCGCTGTTTCCCGACGCCGGCGATTATGATCGCGTGACCTATTGGTCGGGCCTGCGTCCGATGACACCGGACGGTCCGCCCTATCTTGGTGCGACACACTTGCCAAATCTGTTTCTGAATCTCGGCCAAGGATCGAATGGCTGGACGCAAGCCTGTGGCTGCGGCCGCATCGTGGCAAACCTCGTGAGTGGCGCCGCACCGGAGATTGACCTTGATGGCTTGACGCTGATGGATCGCAAAACCTGA
- a CDS encoding FecR family protein — MERSKGWDASGDPDGPRILEEAAQHLVRSLNRSPSPEEQREFKDWLEQDYRHELAWAEVQRLWQGSGDLPEAKARAATKKAVSRRDIGKALIFLTAGGGAAAWYLSDHPFADYRTGTGERKRVTLPDGTRIDIAAQSRLSLDYTESERRLTLEEGEAFFQVAKDARPFVVGVGRGTVTALGTAFGVTYRDGEAAVAVTEHATRVAVGGDVERISAGFRLHYRDTALGRPERFDPETEFGWREGRLIFTNEPLGAVVSSLNRWRRGTIVIMTSALAAQRITLIVDIQRSDEILDQLTLVVPLRVVSITPLLTFLLPK, encoded by the coding sequence GTGGAACGTTCAAAAGGCTGGGATGCGAGCGGTGATCCAGATGGCCCGCGGATTCTCGAAGAAGCAGCGCAGCATCTTGTCCGCTCGCTGAACCGGTCTCCCTCCCCTGAGGAGCAGCGTGAGTTCAAAGACTGGCTCGAGCAAGATTATCGGCATGAGCTGGCTTGGGCGGAGGTGCAGCGGTTATGGCAGGGTTCGGGCGATCTGCCGGAAGCAAAGGCCCGCGCAGCCACCAAGAAGGCGGTCAGCCGGCGCGATATTGGCAAGGCCCTCATATTCCTGACCGCCGGTGGCGGAGCTGCTGCCTGGTATCTCAGCGATCATCCGTTCGCCGACTACCGAACCGGCACCGGCGAGCGCAAGCGCGTTACTCTACCCGATGGCACGCGCATCGATATTGCCGCCCAATCACGTCTTTCCCTCGACTATACGGAAAGCGAACGCCGTCTGACACTGGAGGAAGGGGAGGCCTTTTTTCAGGTTGCCAAGGATGCAAGGCCATTTGTCGTTGGTGTCGGCCGTGGGACGGTCACGGCTCTTGGTACCGCATTCGGCGTGACCTACAGAGATGGCGAAGCCGCCGTGGCGGTGACTGAGCACGCAACACGGGTTGCTGTAGGAGGAGACGTCGAGCGGATCTCCGCGGGGTTTCGCCTGCACTACCGCGATACGGCCCTTGGTCGGCCAGAAAGATTCGATCCGGAAACTGAATTTGGCTGGCGTGAGGGACGGCTGATTTTCACCAATGAGCCCCTTGGCGCCGTCGTAAGCTCTCTGAATCGGTGGCGGCGTGGGACAATCGTTATTATGACCAGCGCATTGGCTGCGCAAAGGATCACGCTGATTGTCGATATCCAGCGCTCGGATGAAATACTCGATCAATTGACGCTGGTGGTTCCGTTGCGTGTCGTTTCGATTACACCGCTTCTCACGTTTCTGCTGCCAAAATAA
- a CDS encoding RNA polymerase sigma factor, with translation MWDLQDLFRRHHRDLVRFLRRRVSSPEVAADLTQELFLRLLTATPAAPVLDSRGYLFRAAGNLAINHNRRERLVKFDDPACLDAIADDAPCAERLLLSRQELAIVAKTLTEFPPLHREIFMLSRVDGLSFSQIGVKLGVPRQRAFDHLVRIVTRLQIRLGEFSR, from the coding sequence ATGTGGGATTTGCAGGACCTTTTCAGGCGGCATCATCGGGACCTTGTCCGGTTCTTGCGGCGGCGCGTGTCTTCGCCGGAAGTCGCTGCAGATCTGACTCAAGAGTTGTTTCTTCGTCTTCTGACTGCAACGCCAGCGGCACCTGTTCTCGACAGTCGGGGATATCTCTTTCGAGCAGCCGGAAATCTGGCCATCAATCACAACCGCCGGGAGCGGTTGGTCAAGTTTGACGACCCCGCTTGCCTGGATGCAATTGCAGATGATGCGCCCTGTGCTGAACGGCTGCTGTTGTCTCGGCAGGAACTGGCTATTGTTGCGAAGACTTTAACGGAATTTCCGCCGCTCCATCGTGAGATATTCATGCTGTCGCGGGTCGACGGCCTCAGTTTCAGTCAGATCGGCGTAAAACTCGGTGTTCCTCGCCAGCGCGCATTCGACCACTTGGTCCGTATCGTTACCCGGCTCCAAATCCGTCTTGGCGAATTTTCTCGCTGA
- the rpoN gene encoding RNA polymerase factor sigma-54 codes for MALTTRLEFRQSQALVMTPQLMQAIKLLQLSNLDLMAYVEEELEKNPLLERANDDDGPAAPLEAAGEDTAGGGPDGEVAGEWMNGDLTTSRNAMEDELGTRLDNLFPEDGGTGPGSARNDDVTAAHSEWASVGSGGREDGEYNLEAFVSTEQTLTDHLAGQLSLAVIDPARRMIGQHLIDMVDESGYLIGDLQSVADKLGTSLADVESVLTVLQSFDPAGVCARNLTECLAIQLKERNRYDPAMAALLSRLDLLAKRDFAALRKLCSVGDEDLVDMVTEIKQLNPKPGLAFGSAPVQPIVPDVFVRAAPDGSFNIELNSDTLPKILLNQTYHARVSKTATASTDKAYLAEKLQSATWLIRALDQRARTILKVSAEIVKQQDAFFAHGVQHLRPLNLKTVADAISMHESTVSRVTANKYMATTRGIFELKYFFTSSIAASDGGEAHSAEAVRHRIKSLIDSETADGILSDDTIVEKLRESGIDIARRTVAKYREGMRIASSVQRRREKQSAALAR; via the coding sequence ATGGCACTCACCACTCGCCTCGAATTCCGCCAAAGCCAGGCGCTCGTTATGACGCCGCAGCTGATGCAGGCCATCAAGCTGCTGCAGCTCTCCAATCTGGACCTGATGGCTTATGTCGAGGAGGAGCTTGAGAAAAACCCTCTGCTTGAGCGTGCGAACGACGATGACGGTCCCGCCGCGCCCCTTGAGGCTGCAGGCGAGGATACCGCCGGCGGCGGTCCCGATGGCGAGGTCGCCGGCGAATGGATGAACGGCGATCTGACGACCAGCCGGAACGCCATGGAGGACGAACTCGGAACGCGGCTGGACAACCTCTTTCCGGAAGATGGCGGGACAGGTCCTGGCTCGGCCCGCAACGACGATGTGACGGCGGCCCATTCGGAATGGGCGAGCGTTGGTTCGGGCGGGCGCGAGGATGGCGAATACAATCTCGAGGCCTTTGTCTCGACCGAGCAGACGCTGACGGATCACCTGGCCGGGCAGCTTTCGCTCGCCGTCATCGATCCGGCGCGCCGTATGATCGGACAGCATCTGATCGATATGGTCGATGAGTCCGGCTACCTCATCGGCGATCTGCAATCCGTTGCCGACAAGCTCGGCACCAGCCTTGCCGATGTCGAATCCGTTCTCACGGTTCTGCAGAGCTTCGATCCGGCCGGCGTCTGTGCCCGCAATCTCACCGAATGTCTTGCGATCCAGCTTAAGGAGCGCAATCGCTATGATCCCGCCATGGCAGCATTGCTGAGCCGGCTTGATCTTCTGGCGAAGCGCGATTTCGCGGCATTGCGCAAACTCTGCAGCGTCGGCGATGAAGACCTTGTCGATATGGTCACGGAGATCAAGCAGCTCAATCCGAAACCGGGCCTGGCTTTTGGCTCCGCGCCCGTGCAGCCGATCGTTCCGGATGTGTTTGTTCGTGCGGCGCCGGACGGCTCGTTCAATATTGAACTGAATTCCGATACGCTGCCGAAGATCCTGTTGAACCAGACCTATCACGCGCGCGTTTCGAAGACCGCGACGGCATCGACGGACAAGGCGTATCTCGCCGAGAAACTTCAGTCCGCGACATGGCTCATCCGTGCACTGGATCAACGTGCACGCACGATCCTGAAAGTGTCGGCGGAAATCGTGAAACAGCAGGATGCGTTTTTCGCACATGGCGTTCAGCATCTGCGTCCGCTCAATCTCAAGACTGTCGCCGATGCGATCTCGATGCATGAATCGACGGTGTCGCGCGTCACCGCCAACAAATATATGGCGACGACACGCGGTATCTTCGAGCTGAAATACTTCTTCACGTCGTCGATCGCAGCCTCCGATGGCGGCGAAGCGCATTCCGCCGAAGCCGTGCGGCATCGCATCAAGAGCCTGATCGATTCGGAAACAGCCGACGGCATCCTGTCCGACGATACGATCGTCGAAAAGCTGCGCGAGTCCGGCATCGACATTGCGCGCCGTACTGTGGCGAAATATCGCGAGGGCATGCGCATTGCATCATCGGTGCAGCGCCGGCGCGAGAAACAAAGCGCTGCGCTTGCGCGATAA
- a CDS encoding PepSY-associated TM helix domain-containing protein, producing MRLLFLQLHRWVGLTIAGFLFVSGATGAIISWDHELDDLLNRHLTHVESRGEPIPSLELARRIEANDSRIRVTYMRLVAETGKALAFGVRPVVDPATGRLFEPGYNQVFVDPISGEVIGQREWGAPWPVTRENFISFLYVLHYSLHIPEMWGIDRWGLWLLGGIAVLWLLDCFVGFYLTLPSRRPQDGKVHRPVAKRSMRGWWTRWKPAWKIKMGASSYRLNFDIHRAFGLWTWAMMFVLAFTAFSLNLYRDVFYPIMSTVSKVTPTPFDTRTRTDKHQPITPQIGYADIIARARDEAQRRGWAEPAGAAFYTPNFGIYGVHFFHAGDDHGAAGVGPAILYYDGADGGYLGARVPWTGTAADIFLQAQFPVHSGRILGLPGRILVSLMGLVIMALSVTGVVIWWRKRAARVWRKSARTDDVAFALQGAENGAADRRPG from the coding sequence GTGCGATTGCTCTTCTTGCAACTCCATCGTTGGGTCGGGCTTACGATCGCAGGCTTCCTGTTTGTGTCAGGAGCCACGGGGGCCATTATCTCGTGGGACCATGAACTCGACGACCTGCTCAATCGGCACCTCACGCATGTCGAAAGCCGTGGGGAGCCCATACCTTCGCTCGAACTTGCGCGCAGGATTGAGGCGAACGACTCGAGGATACGGGTCACCTATATGCGGCTCGTGGCGGAAACCGGGAAAGCGCTGGCCTTCGGTGTGCGGCCTGTCGTCGACCCGGCGACGGGTCGGCTTTTTGAACCGGGATACAATCAGGTCTTTGTCGATCCGATCAGCGGTGAGGTCATCGGTCAGCGCGAGTGGGGCGCGCCCTGGCCGGTGACACGGGAAAATTTCATCTCCTTCCTGTACGTGCTGCACTATTCGCTGCACATCCCTGAGATGTGGGGCATCGATCGTTGGGGGTTGTGGCTCTTGGGCGGTATCGCCGTTCTCTGGCTGCTGGATTGTTTCGTCGGCTTCTATCTCACGCTGCCATCCCGGCGCCCTCAGGACGGGAAGGTGCATCGGCCAGTCGCGAAGCGATCAATGCGCGGCTGGTGGACACGCTGGAAGCCTGCCTGGAAGATCAAGATGGGCGCAAGCTCCTATCGTCTAAACTTCGACATTCATCGCGCCTTCGGTCTGTGGACGTGGGCGATGATGTTCGTGTTGGCGTTCACGGCATTTTCGCTGAACCTCTATCGCGATGTCTTCTATCCGATAATGTCGACGGTTTCGAAGGTCACGCCCACACCATTCGATACGCGCACGCGAACGGATAAGCATCAGCCGATCACGCCTCAAATCGGTTACGCGGACATCATCGCGCGGGCGCGCGACGAAGCTCAACGCCGCGGCTGGGCGGAACCGGCTGGCGCAGCCTTCTACACGCCGAACTTCGGAATCTACGGCGTCCATTTCTTTCATGCCGGAGACGATCATGGCGCCGCCGGTGTCGGACCGGCAATTCTCTATTACGACGGCGCCGATGGGGGCTATCTCGGTGCGCGCGTGCCATGGACGGGGACGGCGGCTGACATCTTTCTCCAGGCGCAGTTTCCCGTGCATTCGGGCCGGATTCTGGGACTTCCGGGGCGTATTCTTGTGTCTTTGATGGGCCTTGTGATCATGGCGCTGTCGGTGACGGGTGTGGTGATCTGGTGGCGCAAGCGTGCTGCGCGGGTCTGGCGCAAATCGGCAAGGACAGACGACGTCGCCTTCGCTCTGCAAGGCGCTGAAAATGGTGCGGCAGACCGCCGGCCGGGATAA
- the ptsN gene encoding PTS IIA-like nitrogen regulatory protein PtsN, translating to MALNDIVAMNAVIPALKVNGKKQAIQEIAARAAMLSGLNERTIFETLLQREKLGSTGIGHGIAIPHGKLPQLDRLFGLFARLDRPIDFESLDGQPVDLIFLLLAPEGAGADHLKALARVARLLRDPDIANKLRESRDADALYAVLTMTPSAAA from the coding sequence ATGGCGCTTAACGATATTGTGGCAATGAACGCCGTCATCCCGGCGCTCAAAGTCAACGGCAAGAAGCAGGCGATTCAGGAGATTGCGGCGCGCGCTGCGATGCTTTCGGGTCTCAATGAGCGCACGATTTTCGAAACGTTGTTGCAGCGCGAAAAGCTTGGTTCGACCGGGATCGGGCACGGTATCGCGATCCCCCATGGCAAACTGCCGCAGCTCGATCGTCTGTTCGGGTTGTTCGCGCGTCTCGACCGTCCGATCGATTTCGAATCGCTCGATGGACAGCCTGTGGATCTGATCTTTCTGCTGCTGGCGCCGGAAGGCGCCGGTGCGGATCATCTGAAAGCGCTTGCGCGCGTCGCGCGTCTGTTGCGTGATCCCGACATCGCCAACAAGCTGCGTGAATCGCGCGATGCCGATGCGCTCTATGCGGTGCTGACGATGACGCCGTCCGCAGCGGCGTGA
- a CDS encoding TonB-dependent receptor: protein MALRTASRTFDFQLDHQPLKSALTTFSKITGLDVVAHGTVTQKLRAPAVSGRMSAAQALDLLLWGTEVEYRFTNATTVILTTPEAIHAHAQAIVLDTITVAGNRNPNAVLGNLPPPYAGGQVASGGQVGLLGNLNVMDTPFNQTSYTAQTIEDQQARTIVDVVANDPSVRTSWPSSGYSAPLMIRGFQASNQDVAFAGLYGVAPAFTVDVGMAERVEILKGPSALLNGMQPNNSIGGSVNIVPKRATDAPITRFTPTYVSNGQFGGHVDIGRRFGASNEFGVRFNGSYQDGKTGVDYQSRAFGSAVLGLDYSGERLRLSADLGYQQQNFNAPSLISYLNPGVPVPKAPDASSNWFFPWSWSDIKDQFFATRAEFDLTPQWTLFAAAGGKITDWERLTYFPTITNAAGDLTATPGHLKYRYNTDTQELGIRGQVDTGPVHHQLTVGVNRYYQKTAGASVSAGGPIDSNLYHPASVAAPEISGLSPPKISDSLLTSLAVGDVMSILDKRVQLIVGVRKQNIEADNFSAATGAITARYDQSAITPAVGFVVKPFSNVSIYGNYIEGLQPGAIVVEPYANAGQVLPPYVSKQHEAGIKIDWGEITTTFSAFQITQPSASAPSPTGVLSADGEQRNRGLEFNVFGKVSDDVRLLGGFSVIQATLINTANGAFDGNEAPGVPKLQINLGSEWDTPFVPGLTLTGRVIYTGEQMVDSANTQSIPSWTRLDLGARYKFVVNGKPIIIRANVENVFNRSYWSSAAYASGWLAPGAPRTFLLSTTFTF, encoded by the coding sequence GTGGCGTTGCGCACTGCAAGTCGCACGTTTGATTTTCAACTCGACCATCAGCCTCTGAAAAGTGCGCTCACGACGTTCTCCAAGATCACAGGCCTCGACGTCGTTGCCCATGGCACGGTGACACAGAAGCTTCGCGCGCCGGCTGTCTCCGGTCGCATGTCTGCAGCGCAGGCGCTTGACCTTCTTCTGTGGGGCACCGAAGTCGAATACCGCTTTACAAACGCAACAACTGTCATCCTGACGACTCCTGAGGCCATCCATGCGCATGCTCAGGCCATCGTGCTCGATACGATCACAGTCGCAGGCAATCGCAATCCAAACGCCGTGCTTGGCAACCTTCCGCCGCCCTATGCGGGAGGGCAGGTTGCATCTGGCGGGCAAGTCGGCTTGCTCGGCAATCTCAATGTGATGGACACGCCGTTCAACCAAACAAGTTATACCGCCCAGACCATCGAGGATCAGCAGGCCCGGACCATCGTTGATGTCGTTGCCAACGATCCGTCGGTGCGAACCTCCTGGCCGTCATCTGGCTATTCGGCGCCATTGATGATCCGCGGCTTCCAGGCGTCCAATCAGGATGTGGCATTCGCGGGATTGTATGGCGTTGCTCCAGCCTTCACCGTCGATGTCGGAATGGCGGAGCGAGTGGAGATCCTCAAGGGCCCGTCAGCATTGCTGAATGGCATGCAGCCGAACAACAGTATTGGCGGCAGTGTCAACATCGTGCCCAAACGGGCCACCGATGCGCCGATTACGCGCTTCACTCCGACCTATGTTTCGAACGGCCAGTTCGGTGGACATGTGGATATCGGCCGCAGATTTGGCGCGAGCAATGAATTTGGTGTGCGCTTCAACGGCTCTTATCAGGACGGCAAGACCGGCGTTGATTATCAATCCCGAGCTTTCGGGTCCGCGGTTCTTGGATTGGATTATAGCGGAGAGCGGCTGCGCCTGTCCGCCGATCTCGGATATCAGCAACAGAATTTCAATGCGCCGTCGCTGATCAGCTATTTGAATCCTGGTGTTCCTGTGCCGAAGGCGCCGGATGCATCGTCGAACTGGTTCTTTCCCTGGAGCTGGTCCGATATCAAGGATCAATTTTTTGCCACGCGCGCTGAATTCGACCTGACGCCTCAATGGACCTTGTTTGCTGCCGCGGGCGGCAAGATTACCGACTGGGAGCGGTTGACCTACTTTCCGACGATCACCAATGCAGCGGGCGATCTCACCGCGACGCCCGGACATCTGAAATATCGCTATAACACCGATACCCAAGAGCTGGGCATCCGTGGCCAAGTCGATACGGGGCCGGTGCATCACCAACTCACCGTCGGCGTCAATCGTTATTATCAAAAGACCGCAGGGGCGTCGGTCAGTGCCGGTGGCCCCATCGATTCGAATCTTTACCACCCTGCTTCGGTGGCCGCTCCCGAGATCAGCGGTCTCAGCCCGCCCAAGATAAGTGACAGTCTTCTCACCAGCCTGGCGGTCGGCGACGTGATGTCGATCCTCGACAAGAGAGTTCAGCTCATTGTCGGAGTGCGAAAGCAGAACATTGAGGCCGATAATTTCAGTGCTGCGACCGGAGCAATAACCGCCCGCTATGACCAAAGTGCCATCACGCCAGCGGTTGGCTTCGTCGTCAAACCATTCAGCAATGTTTCCATCTATGGCAACTATATCGAAGGACTTCAGCCGGGTGCGATCGTTGTCGAACCCTATGCCAATGCCGGGCAAGTTCTTCCGCCTTATGTGTCGAAGCAGCATGAAGCAGGCATCAAGATAGACTGGGGCGAGATCACCACGACGTTCAGTGCTTTCCAGATTACGCAGCCCAGTGCGAGCGCGCCCAGTCCAACCGGTGTGCTTTCGGCCGATGGCGAGCAGCGTAATCGCGGGCTCGAGTTCAATGTGTTCGGAAAGGTCAGCGATGATGTGCGGCTTCTGGGCGGTTTCAGTGTCATCCAGGCCACACTGATCAATACAGCCAATGGCGCCTTCGACGGCAACGAAGCGCCCGGCGTTCCGAAGTTGCAGATCAATCTTGGATCGGAATGGGATACGCCCTTCGTGCCGGGGCTCACCTTGACTGGCCGGGTCATTTATACCGGCGAGCAGATGGTCGACAGCGCCAATACGCAAAGCATCCCGAGCTGGACCCGACTCGATCTTGGTGCTCGCTACAAATTCGTCGTCAATGGTAAGCCAATTATCATTCGCGCCAACGTCGAGAACGTGTTCAACAGGAGCTACTGGTCATCGGCCGCCTATGCTTCAGGCTGGCTGGCGCCGGGTGCGCCGCGCACGTTCCTGCTCTCAACGACATTCACCTTCTGA